Sequence from the Pontibacter pudoricolor genome:
TCCAGGGATTCGGTATTTTCTGTACCCTGATCGGACTGGTTGTGCTTGCTATTTTCCTGATCAACATCCTGATCGATGGGCTTGGCCGTATAGACTGGGATTTCCTGCGTAACCTGCCATCTCGCCGCGCACACCGCGCCGGTATCTACACCGCCTGGATCGGTACACTCTGGATACTGGTACTTTCATCGCTATTTGCTTTCCCGCTGGGTATTTCAGCAGGCATTTACCTGGAAGAGTATGGCAAAAAGAACAGGATGGCATCTTTCCTGGAAGTAAATATTTCGAATCTTGCCGGGGTACCTTCCATTATCTATGGTTTGCTGGGCCTGGAGATCTTTGGGCGTGTTTTTGGTTTAGGTGGCAGTTTGCTTACAGGGGCGCTAACCCTGGGCCTGCTTATCCTCCCGATCATTATCGTAACCACCCGCGAATCTATAAAAGCCGTGCCACGCAGTATCCGTGACGCCTCTTTTGCGTTGGGAGCCTCTAAATGGCAAACCATCTGGTTCCAGGTGCTTCCGGCTTCGTTTGGCGGCATTATGACAGGTGTTATCCTTGCATTGTCGAGGGCAGTAGGTGAAGCGGCCCCGCTTATAGTTATCGGGGCACTGGCTTACGTACCGTTTGCACCAAGCTCACCTATGGACGAATTTACCGTATTACCAATTCAGATATTTAACTGGATATCAAGGCCTCAGGCTGCTTTTGCTACAAATGCCGCTGCTGCCATTATCATACTTTTAATTATTACCTTTACTTTGAACGGAATCGCTGTATACCTTCGCCACAAGTGGCAGAAACGTGTAAAGTGGTAAAATAACGATGAGTAAGAAAAACCAGAAACTGGAAGCCCGTAACCTGAACGCCTATTATGGCAGCTTCCACGCCCTTAAAGACATTAACATTGCCATGGAAGAAAAAGCTGTTACGGCTTTTATTGGTCCATCGGGTTGTGGTAAGTCAACGTTTTTGCGCACCCTAAACCGTATGAACGACTATATCGACGGCTTTAGAGTAGAAGGAGACATTCTGCTTGATGGCCGCGACATTTATACGAAAGATGTACGTGTGGATGAACTTCGCAAACAGGTAGGAATGGTTTTCCAGAAGCCAAACCCATTCCCGAAAACTGTGTTTGAGAACGTAGTATACGGGCTGAAGATACAAGGCATCAAAGACAAGAAAACTCTGAACGAGATAGCGGAAACATCGCTCCGAAAAACTGCTTTATGGGAAGAGGTAAAAGACAAGCTGGATAAATCGGCACTGGCGCTTTCGGGTGGTCAGCAACAGCGCCTTTGTATTGCCCGTGCACTTGCTATTTCGCCGTCTGTTATACTTATGGATGAGCCAACTTCAGCCCTGGACCCGATCTCTACCGCCAAAATTGAAGAGCTGCTCTACGAACTGAAAGAGGATTACACTATAGTTATAGTTACACACAACATGCAACAGGCTGGCCGTGTAAGCGATCAGACAGCGTTCTTTTACATGGGCGAACTGATCGAGTTTGCGAAAACCAAAACCATGTTTACGAGCCCGAAGCACGAGCGTACCCAAAACTATATTACAGGCCGATTCGGTTAAGCTTTTATAGTTTACAGCATGCATGTTTTGATTATCAATCTAACGAGAGACTAAATGAACCAAATAGATATTGAACTTACTGGCCTGCGGGTTAAACTAATGGAGATGTGGGACCTGGTGGAGTATCAGCTGCAGAGCGGCCGCGAAGCCATGTTGAACGCAGACCATGAACTTGCCAGTAAAGTAGTGAAGCTTGGGAAAAAAGTTAACAACTTTGATGTGAAGATAGACCGCATGTGCGAAAACCTGTTGGCCCTGTACACTCCCGTTGCCGTGGATCTTCGTCTGGTATTGGCTACCCTCAAGATAAATGCTAACCTGGAGCGCATCGGCGATACGGCAGAAGGTATTTCAATGTACGTGCAGAACAGAGAGGCAAAGTTCAGCCCTGAAATGTTAGAAATAACGAAGGCTGTAACAATGTTTGATGAAGCGCTGGCTATGTTTAATGACTGCCGGGTTGCATACAAAGCGAATAACAGCGAGCAGGCACGCACTATTATTAAGCGCGACAAAATGCTAAATAAGATCTACCGTAAATCGGACGCTATTATTGCGGAGTTCATGCGCGCTAACCCGGACAGCATAGAAGAAGGCCTTGCCCTGCTTTCTATCATCAAAAAAGTAGAACGTGTCGGCGACCAGATCACAAACATCGCTGAAGAAATCATCTTCTACCAGGATGCTAAAGTAGTAAAGCATAAAACTAAAAATAAGAACAAAGATAAAGGCAAGGAGTAACCACTCTAGTCAGGATTCATTTTTTCAGGTAAAAGCACGGGCTACTATAGTTCGTGCTTCTGTTTTTTTTATTCAGGCATTTACCCCCTTATTCTCCCCTGTTAAAGAGCTCCTTTGCCTCAATCCGGAAGGGGATTTGTAGTTTGCTTTTTCAACGGAGAAAAATTCTGGTTCCGTTACCCTGCTCTTGGGAGAGATATCCCGGCTATAGTTATAGTTGGTGTTATAGTTTCATAGTTCGTATTGCTGGTGCGAGTCTCCGGGCTCGTGACTCACAATGGTGTGGAGTCTCCTGGCTCAGCTGGACCGATAGGGACAGGGATTGTCTGAACCATGATTTATAGATTAATGGATTTTTAGGATTGGGCTACTGCTTTAGTTGAGGTTATAGTTCTATAGTTGGCGTTTTACCCCTTCCCAGCCTTCCCCTAACAACAGGGGAAGGAGCTTTTGGCCTTTGCTATAGTTTGAGTTATCGTTCTATAGTTGATGTTTTAACCCACCCCTGCCCCTCCAGGGAGGGGAATCTCGGCTATAGTTATAGCTGAGCTATAGTTCTATAGTTACAGCCTGTTTATCGGACAGGTCGCGACCTGTCCCTACGAAACTACAGCCACGATAAAGGTCGAAGCTTAACCGGTTCAAACTATAGACAAAAGTAGCTATGCGAAAGATCTCAGTCTTTGGGTTGAGCGCCTTGTAGATTTCCGGTGCCGTCAG
This genomic interval carries:
- the pstA gene encoding phosphate ABC transporter permease PstA, with translation MTNSELNRLKDKAFQGFGIFCTLIGLVVLAIFLINILIDGLGRIDWDFLRNLPSRRAHRAGIYTAWIGTLWILVLSSLFAFPLGISAGIYLEEYGKKNRMASFLEVNISNLAGVPSIIYGLLGLEIFGRVFGLGGSLLTGALTLGLLILPIIIVTTRESIKAVPRSIRDASFALGASKWQTIWFQVLPASFGGIMTGVILALSRAVGEAAPLIVIGALAYVPFAPSSPMDEFTVLPIQIFNWISRPQAAFATNAAAAIIILLIITFTLNGIAVYLRHKWQKRVKW
- the pstB gene encoding phosphate ABC transporter ATP-binding protein PstB, which translates into the protein MSKKNQKLEARNLNAYYGSFHALKDINIAMEEKAVTAFIGPSGCGKSTFLRTLNRMNDYIDGFRVEGDILLDGRDIYTKDVRVDELRKQVGMVFQKPNPFPKTVFENVVYGLKIQGIKDKKTLNEIAETSLRKTALWEEVKDKLDKSALALSGGQQQRLCIARALAISPSVILMDEPTSALDPISTAKIEELLYELKEDYTIVIVTHNMQQAGRVSDQTAFFYMGELIEFAKTKTMFTSPKHERTQNYITGRFG
- the phoU gene encoding phosphate signaling complex protein PhoU — translated: MNQIDIELTGLRVKLMEMWDLVEYQLQSGREAMLNADHELASKVVKLGKKVNNFDVKIDRMCENLLALYTPVAVDLRLVLATLKINANLERIGDTAEGISMYVQNREAKFSPEMLEITKAVTMFDEALAMFNDCRVAYKANNSEQARTIIKRDKMLNKIYRKSDAIIAEFMRANPDSIEEGLALLSIIKKVERVGDQITNIAEEIIFYQDAKVVKHKTKNKNKDKGKE